One Bradysia coprophila strain Holo2 unplaced genomic scaffold, BU_Bcop_v1 contig_476, whole genome shotgun sequence genomic region harbors:
- the LOC119082616 gene encoding zinc finger protein 271-like: MENSLDLTRENLTSICRLCLKVPKISISIFDRVDPNPNKKPLKDRIWAMYSVKVSPNDGLPTNICHRCLYLTEMYTDFSESVRQCEIKLQNFISSASIELVSNAPIAECATNGLLPLNANDSVTVIDPSKEYQSTDDESSASDTEIFTTPLPPAKQQNAKVNRFKAQQIKNVFFCEFCDKAFVSQEECLRHQLTSHDQQNPHICTFCTFQCASRNTIIAHIKECHDLKPFLCTQCHKKFGRRSDLRKHSVVHTGIRPFSCKICSKNFSRNTNLTKHMRIHDKDQIKRDDQLASTSRNRNDAENMVISLDPFNDQDSNVDDDSHLKALPLRRNVAFNQPESIPVVLQQNYHMNPVPIPPVPPSLPPIHMSLPNPINIPAPKPSIPVPVQSIDPIEIEPEPETSISLLYKGSVPSDAVDFARHVTGDAVTFMPNKSNKEPVVKPKTFCCTSCPKKFATQSSLLNHRNIHLDIRNHVCVVCNKSFIRKRELDRHSTIHTTNRPFACNSCPKKFGRKDKLVRHEKTHLEYFCPKCHLAFNRKDAMLLHLKMHESTDNAAKDELLHANIRSQNELLNPMAFVRPRNEYEAPMNLIVTEQSSVQPKMYTPWPNLGLHDNYVPFQ; encoded by the exons atggaaaatagttTGGATTTAACccgtgaaaatttgacgagCATTTGTAGGCTATGCCTGAAAGTgccgaaaatttcaatcagtATTTTTGATCGAGTCGATCCAAATCCAAATAAAAAGCCATTGAAAGACCGAATATGGGCTATGTATTCGGTGAAG GTGTCTCCGAACGATGGTCTGCCGACAAACATATGTCACCGTTGCCTGTACCTGACAGAGATGTACACGGATTTCAGCGAAAGTGTTCGCCAGTGCGAAATTaaactgcaaaattttatatcTTCTGCATCGATAGAATTGGTGTCCAATGCACCAATTGCTGAATGCGCAACAAACGGATTATTACCGTTGAATGCCAACGATAGCGTTACCGTTATCGATCCGTCGAAAGAGTACCAGAGTACTGATGACGAAAGCTCTGCGTCGGACACGGAAATTTTCACGACACCATTACCGCCGGCTAAGCAACAGAATGCAAAGGTGAATCGGTTCAAGGCCCAGCAaattaaaaacgttttcttcTGCGAATTTTGTGATAAGGCATTCGTCAGTCAGGAGGAATGTCTCAGACATCAATTAACCAGCCACGATCAACAGAATCCCCATATCTGCACGTTTTGCACATTCCAATGTGCATCGAGAAACACGATCATTGCCCACATTAAGGAATGCCATGATCTGAAGCCATTCCTGTGTACACAGTGCCACAAAAAGTTTGGAAGACGGTCGGACCTGCGCAAACATTCGGTTGTACATACAGGAATAC GGCCGTTTAGTTGCAAGATCTGTAGCAAGAACTTTTCGCGAAACACCAACCTCACCAAACACATGCGAATCCATGATAAAGATCAAATCAAACGAGACGATCAACTGGCCAGTACCTCACGCAACCGTAACGACGCCGAGAATATGGTCATTTCGCTGGACCCATTCAATGATCAAGATTCGAATGTGGACGATGACAGTCACTTGAAGGCTCTACCGTTACGCAGAAACGTTGCATTCAACCAGCCAGAATCTATTCCGGTAGTTCTACAGCAAAACTATCACATGAATCCAGTTCCAATACCGCCAGTTCCACCTAGTCTCCCACCAATTCACATGTCACTTCCGAATCCAATCAACATCCCAGCACCAAAGCCCAGCATACCAGTGCCCGTTCAATCAATCGATCCCATCGAAATAGAACCGGAACCAGAGACAAGCATTTCGTTATTGTACAAGGGAAGTGTACCATCGGATGCGGTGGATTTTGCCCGTCACGTGACTGGCGATGCAGTTACATTCATGCCAAATAAGTCGAACAAAGAACCAGTCGTCAAGCCGAAAACATTCTGTTGCACCAGTTGTCCCAAGAAATTTGCGACGCAGTCGTCACTGTTGAATCACCGAAACATTCATTTGGACATTCGGAATcatgtgtgtgttgtttgtaatAAATCCTTCATCCGGAAGAGAG AACTCGATCGCCACTCCACCATTCACACCACAAACCGCCCATTTGCCTGCAACAGTTGTCCCAAAAAGTTTGGAAGGAAAGACAAATTGGTGCGACACGAGAAGACGCATTTGGAATATTTCTGTCCAAAATGCCATTTAGCATTCAACCGCAAAGATGCAATGCTCTTGCACCTGAAAATGCACGAGAGTACCGACAATGCCGCAAAAGATGAGCTGTTGCATGCAAACATTAGATCGCAAAACGAATTGCTCAATCCAATGGCGTTCGTTCGACCGAGAAACGAATATGAGGCTCCGATGAATTTAATTGTAACCGAACAATCGAGCGTCCAGCCGAAAATGTATACGCCGTGGCCGAATTTGGGCCTACACGATAATTACGTACCTTTTCAGTAG